One Corynebacterium matruchotii genomic window, TGGGCTCCACATATTCTACAACCGGCGCTTGACGGAATCCGCGGGCCACCGCAGACGACACTCGTTCGGGGATTTGCGGCTGGGCATGAGCGGACAAATACGTCCAACCATCGCCTAATGACGTGTACAAACCACGCACTCGCGCTACGTCAAAGACCATCTGGGACTCCTTCAGCATGTCCATAATCAACCTTTTAATAGTATGCCTACCGTATCCATTGTGCGCACAGAGACCACTAAGCTAGAAATCTGTGCAGGATCATCAAGATGAAGAAAAACTGGCAAAACCGCCGCAGACTACTACGTCCGTGACGCTTTCAGAACAGATCAACCGCATCACCAATGCGACCGACTTAGACCCTGAACCCTCAGGTTCAAAGACTTTCGCCGCCGCCTGGCATGACCTCGTGCGTGGTTTTCACCAACACGAACTGTGGCTCCAACTGGGCTGGCAGGATATTAAACAACGATACCGCCGATCCGTCCTAGGACCGCTATGGATCACCATTGCTACTGGTGTGATGGCTGCCGCACTTGGACTATTATATTCAGTTCTCTTTAAGATTCCGGTAGCGCAATTCCTCCCCCATGTGACGGTAGGGCTTATCATGTGGACGTTCATCTCAGGTTGTATCAAGGAAGGCGCGCAAGTTTTTATTGATAATGAGGGCCTAATTAAACAACTGCCTTCCGCGCTCTCTGTCCATGTCTACCGACTCGTATGGAAGCAAACCCTCTTCCTTGGGCATAATTTGATTATTTGGGTTGCCCTCATGGTTATTTTCCCTAGGCCATTGGGGTGGGATTTCCTCCTGGCCATACCCGCGCTTATGCTCCTAGTTGCCAATGGTGTGTGGGTGTCCATGTTCTTCGGCATCATAGCCACCCGCTACCGGGACGTCGCGCCCCTCCTCGAAGCCGGCACCCAACTATTGTTCTATGTCACGCCCATTGTGTGGATGACCCAAACCCTGAAAGACCAGGGCGGCGCCATCTCCGACCGGGCAAAACTCGCCCAACTCAACCCGCTTTACCACTACATGGAGGTCGTCCGCGCCCCACTCATCGGCGCCGACCTGCCCGTCTACCACTGGTGGGTTGTGCTCGGATGTACCGTTGCTGGGCTCACCATCGCCCTGCTCGCCATGCGGCAATGGCGGTTCCGGGTCAGCTACTGGGTATAACTTTGAAGGAGACGTGACTCATGGTTTCGATTGATACTTACAACGCGTGCGTGGACTTCCCCATTTTCGACGCGAAATCCCGCTCCATGAAAAAGGCCTTCCTCGGGGCGGCCGGCGGCGCCATCGGCCGCAATAAGGACAACACCGTGGTGGTTGAGGCGCTGCGCAATGTGAATCTGCATCTCCGCGAGGGCGACCGGGTGGGGCTGGTCGGCCATAATGGTGCCGGCAAATCCACCCTGCTGCGCCTGCTGTCCGGCATTTACGAGCCCACCCGCGGCTCCGCACACATCCACGGTCGGGTCGCACCGGTGTTCGATCTCGGTGTGGGTATGGACCCGGAGATCTCCGGGTATGAGAACATCATTATCCGCGGGTTATTCCTCGGCCAGACCCGGAAACAAATGAAGCAAAAAATGGATGAAATCGCCGATTTTTCCGAACTCGGCGAATACCTTTCCATGCCGCTGCGCACCTATTCCACCGGCATGCGCATTAGGTTGGCCCTGGGGGTGGTGACCTCCATTGAGCCCGAAATTTTGCTTCTCGACGAGGGAATCGGGGCGGTGGATGCCGCCTTCATGGCCAAGGCCCGGGCTCGCCTCCAGGAGCTGGTGAAACGCTCCGGTATTTTGGTGTTTGCGTCCCACTCCAATGATTTTCTCGCCCAACTCTGCGACACCGCCCTGTGGATAGATCACGGCGAGGTTCGGGAAGCCGGCCCGATCCCAGATATTGTTGAATCTTATGAAGGTCCGGGTGCCGCAGAACATGTGCGACGCATTATCGAGGATTTGCATAATGGGGATGCGGAGAACATGAGCGCCGCCCCTGAATAAGGGTGGGGCGAGTTTGTGGCGGGGCTGGCTGCGCCGATGGGTTTTGGCGGTTCCTGGGCGGGTTTCGTCGGGCCCAGCGGCAGGCCATGGTCATCTGAATTATTCGGATGGCGCGGGGCCTGGGCGTTCTCCGGTGAGGAATTCATGAAGGCTCGGGGTGTGGCCGGTGATGACGACGTCGGGGTTGGGGGTGTAGTCGTCACGCCGCAATTCGGCCAGGACCGCGGGTAGCGGAGTGCCGTTCGGCCCGGCAGGGGCTGTGACCGACTCGACCACCCGGTAACCGACCTTGGCGGATACCGCTGCAGAAGCGTGATTGCCGGCTATCCAGACGGTTTGCATGACGGTAGCCCCCAGGGTGACCAGGCCGTATTCGCAGATGGCGCGGCGAATGGTGGTGCCATAGCCGCGTCCCTGATGCTTGTGGAGCACCCAGGAACCAGTACTGATACAGCGAGTGGTGGCAAAGTTGGTGGCTCGAAGGTCTATGGCACCGATAAATTCGCCTGTATGTTCGTTAAAAGCAGCAAGGTCTAATGACCATTTTTTCGAACTCATATTCGCACGGTTGGACCAGCGGAATTGGGCCGCGGCCACGGGGGTTGAGGTGAAAAGCCAGGTGAACGCATGATCGGGAATCGTGTCGCCGTAAATGTCCGCGAATGTTATGGTGCACACGTGGGGCAGGTGCTCGTCGGTGATGGCGACGATGCGCAGGCCGCCCGCCCGGATTTGGAGGGTGCTTGGTGGCCATAGAGTTTCCAACATGGCCTTATCCTAGTCCCGGTTTATCGGTTTTCCCACGCGGGATTTAGCTGCGCGTTGGCTGTGGGGCGGAAGAAATGGTGTGATAGAGACATGGATATTTCGGCTGCTCGACAAACCATTCGGTCACGGTTAATTACGGCACTACGAGAAGAAGAGTTGATTCCGCAGGATACGCCGATTCCCCCAGATGAGGACCCGGTAATGGTGTTACGGAAGCTTCGATCTGAGTTGACGGTTCCAGCCACAAATTTTGATCGGGCGGCCGCCGAATTGGCGGATAGTGTGGTGGGATTGGCGCGGGCGCGTGAGGGCGTGGCGCGACGCTATCAAAGCCGCACGTCGTTAGGCAATATGGAGCAGCTGGTGTGCGAGGGGCACCCAAAACATCCGTGCGCGAAAACGTCGCTGGGGCTGGGAGACGCCTATAAGGATGTACTGCCGGAGCAGGTAGAAACGATTCAGCTGCGGTTTGTGGCGGTTCGGGAACAGCTGGCGCGCACCTCGGGAATGCCGCTCATTGCGGCGCTTCGCAGCCAGATTCCGGGACTGGCCGACCGGTTGGCGGCGGAGTGTCCGCCGGGGTTTGTGGTGGTGCCGGTGCACCCGTGCCAGGATGTGGCACTGTCCGATGATGTGCGGGAGCTGGCCACGTCGATAGCAGCGGAGCCGCTCATGAGCGTGCGGACGCTGCGGGTGAGCGACGAAACCGGGTGTGTGCACATCAAAACCAGTGTGGGGTTTCAGCTGACCGGGGCGATTCGGGGGATTTCGTACACGGCGTTGGCGGGGCCGGTGATTGCCGAGCGCGCGGAACAGCTGATGCGCACGTCGGGGATTTCCCCCTACACCAGCGACGATACGCCGGCGTTTCGGGTGGCGCGGGACTTGGCGGGGGTGCGGGTACCGCAGGCGGATGGAAATTCGTTTGGGGCGATCGTCCGGGTGCCACCCCAGGGGATTCCGGCGGCGGCCCTGTTGGCGACGAATCCGCTCACGGGGGAGAATTTCTTCGCGGAGTTTTTGGCGGAGTCGGGGGCGACCCCGGCGGAGTGGTTTGATCGATTGTCGACGATCCTGATCCAGCCGGCGCTCACACTGCTGGACCAAGGGTTGGCGATGGAGCCGCACCCACAGAACACGGTCATTGAGCTGCGGAATGGTTGGCCGTATGCGGTGACGGTGCGGGATTTCGGCGGGTGCCGGATTGTGCGCGATTCCGCGTTCGGCCAGCGGTACGATTGGGGTTTCCTGGAGGGCACCGCACTCCTGAGCGACCATGATACCGCCTATGACAAGCTGATTTATCCGATGATTACGAATTTGGTGTTGGGGTTGTGCGAGGCGGCGGGCATTGATCCGGGTACGATAGCCCTGGATAATCTGCCCCCGATGCTGCCGCGGAAGCGCATGTTTGGCATGCGGTTGTCAGGGGCGGTGACGGAGCAGGATTACGTGCGGATTCCCAATCCGATTCCGCCGGTTCCGCTTGTCGACGAGCTCCCGTGGGCGCGCGAACACGTGTCCGAACGCCTCACCGAAACCATGGCGGTGGAAGGCCTCACGCAACTCCCTGAATGCGATGTGGAT contains:
- a CDS encoding ABC transporter permease; amino-acid sequence: MAKPPQTTTSVTLSEQINRITNATDLDPEPSGSKTFAAAWHDLVRGFHQHELWLQLGWQDIKQRYRRSVLGPLWITIATGVMAAALGLLYSVLFKIPVAQFLPHVTVGLIMWTFISGCIKEGAQVFIDNEGLIKQLPSALSVHVYRLVWKQTLFLGHNLIIWVALMVIFPRPLGWDFLLAIPALMLLVANGVWVSMFFGIIATRYRDVAPLLEAGTQLLFYVTPIVWMTQTLKDQGGAISDRAKLAQLNPLYHYMEVVRAPLIGADLPVYHWWVVLGCTVAGLTIALLAMRQWRFRVSYWV
- a CDS encoding ABC transporter ATP-binding protein, with the protein product MVSIDTYNACVDFPIFDAKSRSMKKAFLGAAGGAIGRNKDNTVVVEALRNVNLHLREGDRVGLVGHNGAGKSTLLRLLSGIYEPTRGSAHIHGRVAPVFDLGVGMDPEISGYENIIIRGLFLGQTRKQMKQKMDEIADFSELGEYLSMPLRTYSTGMRIRLALGVVTSIEPEILLLDEGIGAVDAAFMAKARARLQELVKRSGILVFASHSNDFLAQLCDTALWIDHGEVREAGPIPDIVESYEGPGAAEHVRRIIEDLHNGDAENMSAAPE
- a CDS encoding GNAT family N-acetyltransferase, which produces MLETLWPPSTLQIRAGGLRIVAITDEHLPHVCTITFADIYGDTIPDHAFTWLFTSTPVAAAQFRWSNRANMSSKKWSLDLAAFNEHTGEFIGAIDLRATNFATTRCISTGSWVLHKHQGRGYGTTIRRAICEYGLVTLGATVMQTVWIAGNHASAAVSAKVGYRVVESVTAPAGPNGTPLPAVLAELRRDDYTPNPDVVITGHTPSLHEFLTGERPGPAPSE
- a CDS encoding IucA/IucC family protein; its protein translation is MDISAARQTIRSRLITALREEELIPQDTPIPPDEDPVMVLRKLRSELTVPATNFDRAAAELADSVVGLARAREGVARRYQSRTSLGNMEQLVCEGHPKHPCAKTSLGLGDAYKDVLPEQVETIQLRFVAVREQLARTSGMPLIAALRSQIPGLADRLAAECPPGFVVVPVHPCQDVALSDDVRELATSIAAEPLMSVRTLRVSDETGCVHIKTSVGFQLTGAIRGISYTALAGPVIAERAEQLMRTSGISPYTSDDTPAFRVARDLAGVRVPQADGNSFGAIVRVPPQGIPAAALLATNPLTGENFFAEFLAESGATPAEWFDRLSTILIQPALTLLDQGLAMEPHPQNTVIELRNGWPYAVTVRDFGGCRIVRDSAFGQRYDWGFLEGTALLSDHDTAYDKLIYPMITNLVLGLCEAAGIDPGTIALDNLPPMLPRKRMFGMRLSGAVTEQDYVRIPNPIPPVPLVDELPWAREHVSERLTETMAVEGLTQLPECDVDNAVTTLAHVKQVVDRRLRFYRSPADLISTAPPELRGVVADSLAITGHNVHPLAKLRLGFDAKDSALYGPENFRPTNLKLIGVHPNLLAETGDVTAILRAEFPENTPNTTLRIVPVHPWQWEHVIGAEFAREIAAGTIMDTGATLPVLPTLSLRTALTFHLGTSGHRLFIKTSVDATLTSTRRSMSRDSALGTPLVAAHLAGLGLPCDLLPEIAGCAYDGPKTNPRAVRGLSTLIRESTPRTAITAAALRGLPTVTEEFFSRYARDLLSTVLPTMWHAGIALEAHLQNTLVYVDDDFQYQGICLRDFSGLRAYRPRATGVPIRDGAITMTDDYDVFIAKGYYAAIPGNLAAFVDQLPDDPRHYWRLVRSIVNDLIAEHNPPQVDVDKLLAPTMKQKAFLRMLTDPARGDVYVDVPNPLVG